One Labeo rohita strain BAU-BD-2019 chromosome 12, IGBB_LRoh.1.0, whole genome shotgun sequence genomic region harbors:
- the LOC127174028 gene encoding rho GTPase-activating protein SYDE2 isoform X2 encodes MAEPLLKRTFSKLRAKERFRRKTDPKLTDLVVLQSECVSSTSGVNSDSPGASKKSPGEGGSGNSVIDRIKSPGTVRRLSMKMRKLPELRRKLSLRSSRNQRHGQGNASGAPGASDEASPPNARKESSNVISKYHLDSSAPARPRRRSSRTRSASKGGYLSDGDSPELLPKGQGPKGSPRPPPHGGPQDSLAVADAESFRLYSLADQPRCAQRLSGLLTVHLLGVDELLRSPRTDATKEVFCAIQVDGVTRARTSLLTCRGSSLPLNHTFNLELERARLLKLVILTPTTVSTNNGSSAPAAPARNRVCCLGAVAIPPLFKASRSQQLCVRLEPRGLLYVKLTLLEHFMTPFPRLSDLTPPNVFGVELRRLVEKEASALKVPLIIQKCVSEIERRGLRVVGLYRLCGSAAVKKELRDAFERDSAAVTLNDELYPDVNVITGILKDYLRELPSPLITRTLYEVVLEAMTVRPACRNDSDAQRSQNTVSLLQCLPEPERATLSFLLDHLSLVASYSDSNRMTCQNLAVCFGPVLLTPTQESWQAGMTAPGSGALMGSGAGRGGRSFAHSEEIASAVDFKRHIEALHYLLQLWPVPKGRVTDDSLASQSSSLRRSQRVPLRVELPSVQDVVVVSRRGRGRLESPPCNRYAGDWSVCGRDFLSNDEADYDEVAGSESDDDMEEPKKRDVWTSPDGLYVDDFALDFDAPFTCRLSLKDFDTLISDLERELAKQINICL; translated from the exons ATCTGGTTGTGCTACAGTCAGAATGTGTTAGCTCTACTAGCGGTGTGAACTCTGACAGTCCCGGGGCGTCAAAGAAAAGCCCAGGAGAGGGTGGAAGTGGAAACAGTGTAATCGACAGGATCAAGTCTCCAGGAACAGTGCGAAGGCTTTCTATGAAGATGCGCAAGCTTCCGGAACTAAGGAGGAAGCTTAGCCTACGCTCGTCCCGTAATCAGCGCCACGGACAAGGGAATGCCAGTGGTGCACCAGGAGCATCCGACGAGGCTTCACCACCAAATGCACGCAAGGAATCATCCAACGTCATCAGCAAGTACCACCTGGACTCCAGTGCACCCGCAAGGCCAAGGCGTCGATCCTCTCGAACGCGTTCTGCTAGTAAAGGAGGATATCTTAGCGACGGAGACTCACCTGAACTCCTGCCAAAGGGTCAGGGGCCCAAAGGGTCACCTAGACCACCACCGCACGGTGGACCGCAGGATTCCCTGGCTGTGGCAGACGCAGAGTCGTTCCGCTTGTACTCGCTGGCCGATCAGCCTCGCTGTGCACAGAGACTTTCAGGGCTGCTCACAGTGCATCTGCTGGGCGTCGACGAGCTCCTACGATCGCCTCGGACCGACGCTACTAAAGAAGTTTTCTGCGCCATTCAAGTGGACGGGGTGACCCGAGCTCGGACGTCCCTGCTCACCTGTCGAGGGTCGAGTCTCCCGTTAAACCACACCTTTAATTTGGAGCTTGAGAGGGCGCGGCTGCTCAAACTGGTCATCTTGACGCCAACGACTGTTAGCACAAACAACGGTTCTTCAGCGCCTGCCGCTCCCGCACGTAACCGGGTGTGCTGTCTGGGTGCTGTGGCTATACCGCCCCTCTTCAAGG CTTCTCGCAGTCAGCAGCTGTGTGTCCGTCTGGAGCCTCGCGGGTTGCTGTATGTGAAGTTGACCCTTCTGGAGCATTTCATGACCCCGTTCCCCCGCCTCAGTGACCTGACTCCCCCTAATGTGTTCGGGGTGGAGCTGCGCCGCCTGGTGGAGAAGGAGGCGTCTGCGCTCAAAGTGCCTCTGATCATTCAGAAGTGTGTTTCTGAGATCGAGAGGAGAGGACTGAGG GTTGTGGGATTATATCGTCTTTGTGGCTCCGCAGCGGTGAAGAAGGAATTGCGGGATGCGTTTGAGAGGGACAGTGCAGCGGTTACCTTAAACGACGAGCTCTATCCCGACGTCAACGTCATTACCG GCATTCTGAAGGACTACCTGCGTGAGCTGCCGTCTCCTCTCATCACGAGGACCCTGTATGAGGTGGTGTTAGAGGCCATGACGGTTCGACCGGCCTGTAGGAACGACAGCGACGCTCAGCGATCACAAAACACCGTCTCGCTGCTGCAGTGTCTTCCTGAACCAGAGAGG GCGACTCTTTCCTTCCTGCTGGATCATCTGAGTCTGGTGGCGTCTTACAGCGACAGCAACCGAATGACGTGTCAGAATCTGGCCGTGTGTTTCGGGCCGGTTCTCCTGACGCCCACGCAAGAGTCGTGGCAGGCCGGGATGACGGCTCCAGGGTCGGGGGCCCTGATGGGGTCCGGGGCCGGTCGAGGAGGCCGTAGTTTTGCACACAGTGAAGAGATCGCCAGCGCTGTGGACTTTAAACGACACATTGAGGCGCTGCACTACCTCCTGCAGCTCTGGCCTG TACCCAAAGGAAGAGTGACGGACGACTCTTTGGCATCCCAGAGTTCCTCGCTGCGCCGATCTCAGCGCGTGCCGTTACGCGTGGAGCTCCCGTCGGTTCAGGACGTGGTGGTGGTTTCCCGCAGGGGGCGTGGCCGACTGGAGAGCCCGCCCTGTAACCGCTACGCCGGCGATTGGAGCGTCTGCGGGCGGGACTTCCTGTCGAACGACGAGGCGGATTACGACGAGGTGGCGGGCAGCGAGAGCGACGACGACATGGAGGAGCCCAAGAAGAGGGACGTGTGGACGTCTCCCGACGGTTTGTACGTGGACGACTTCGCGCTCGACTTTGACGCTCCGTTCACGTGTCGATTGAGTCTGAAAGACTTTGATACTCTGATTTCAGATTTGGAGAGAGAGTTAGCCAAACAAATCAACATCTGCCTCTGA